Proteins found in one Luteitalea sp. genomic segment:
- a CDS encoding cupin domain-containing protein, with translation MIGPVDRVNIGSLSSPSSGVACICMPDSPPTRLLTRRLVVALATAVIAAMPTAPATTAPATTAPATTAPRDRSRALADRGLWPRSPTLTRRTETDSTSQVLGASRVLAVHALPRMAGDRLKSTMVEVVFGPGEASKPHTHPCPVLGYVLEGAVRMKVGDGPEVTYSAGETFHEAPNQAHLVSANASRTAPARFLAVFVCDIDGPRSRPLPKEPAR, from the coding sequence ATGATTGGCCCAGTCGACAGAGTCAACATTGGCTCTTTGAGCAGTCCATCGTCAGGCGTAGCGTGTATCTGTATGCCGGATTCACCACCAACACGTCTCCTGACACGCCGACTCGTCGTTGCCCTGGCAACGGCCGTCATCGCAGCGATGCCCACAGCGCCAGCCACCACGGCGCCAGCCACCACGGCGCCAGCCACCACGGCGCCGCGCGACCGTTCCCGCGCTCTTGCGGACCGCGGCCTCTGGCCGCGCTCCCCGACGCTCACTCGACGCACCGAAACTGACTCAACGAGTCAAGTTCTGGGTGCGTCGAGGGTTCTCGCCGTCCACGCGTTACCCCGGATGGCCGGAGACCGGTTGAAGTCGACAATGGTTGAAGTCGTTTTTGGCCCGGGCGAAGCGTCCAAGCCACACACGCATCCGTGCCCCGTGCTTGGCTATGTCCTCGAGGGCGCCGTCCGCATGAAGGTCGGCGACGGCCCAGAGGTGACGTACTCAGCCGGCGAGACCTTCCACGAAGCGCCCAACCAGGCGCATCTCGTCTCGGCCAACGCCAGCCGCACGGCGCCGGCGCGCTTCCTCGCCGTGTTCGTATGCGATATCGACGGGCCTCGGTCGCGGCCGCTTCCCAAGGAGCCTGCCAGATGA